A region from the Rosa rugosa chromosome 6, drRosRugo1.1, whole genome shotgun sequence genome encodes:
- the LOC133714850 gene encoding enolase: MATTIKLIKARQIFDSRGNPTVEVDVTLSDGTLARAAVPSGASTGVYEALELRDGGSDYLGKGVLKAVENVNGIIGPALIGKDPTEQTQIDNYMVQQLDGTTNEWGWCKQKLGANAILAVSLAVCKAGAIVKKIPLYKHIANLAGNKTLVLPVPAFNVINGGSHAGNKLAMQEFMILPVGASSFKEAMKMGVEVYHHLKAVIKKKYGQDATNVGDEGGFAPNIQENKEGLELLKTAIAKAGYTGKVVIGMDVAASEFYDDKDKTYDLNFKEEKNDGSQRISGDSLKNVYKSFVTEYPIVSIEDPFDQDDWEHYAKMTGEIGEQVQIVGDDLLVTNPKRVEKAIKEKSCNALLLKVNQIGSVTESIEAVKMSKRAGWGVMASHRSGETEDTFIADLSVGLATGQIKTGAPCRSERLAKYNQLLRIEEELGPAAVYAGSKFRVPVEPY, translated from the exons ATGGCGACCACGATCAAGCTTATCAAGGCCCGTCAGATCTTCGACAGCCGTGGAAATCCCACCGTTGAA GTTGATGTTACTCTCTCCGATGGAACTCTGGCCAGAGCCGCCGTGCCGAGTGGAGCTTCCACAG GTGTGTATGAAGCACTGGAGTTGAGAGATGGCGGATCGGATTACCTTGGGAAGGGTGTCCTGAAG GCTGTGGAGAATGTGAATGGCATCATTGGACCTGCCTTGATTGGAAAG GACCCAACAGAACAGACCCAAATTGACAATTATATGGTTCAACAGCTTGATGGAACTACAAATGAATGGGGTTGGTGCAAACAGAAG CTCGGAGCAAATGCTATATTAGCAGTGTCTCTTGCTGTTTGTAAAGCAGGTGCCATTGTGAAAAAGATACCCCTATACAAG CACATAGCCAATCTTGCTGGAAACAAGACCTTGGTTCTGCCTGTTCCTGCATTTAATGTCATCAATGGAGGTTCTCATGCTGGCAATAAACTAGCCATGcag GAATTTATGATTCTCCCTGTTGGAGCATCTTCTTTTAAGGAAGCCATGAAGATGGGTGTAGAAGTATATCATCATCTGAAG GCTGTAATTAAGAAGAAGTATGGACAAGATGCCACAAATGTCGGGGATGAAGGTGGCTTTGCACCCAATATTCAG GAAAACAAAGAGGGTCTTGAACTTCTGAAGACAGCTATTGCTAAAGCTGGATATACCGGAAAG GTTGTTATTGGGATGGATGTTGCTGCTTCAGAATTCTATGATGATAAGGATAAGACTTATGATTTGAATTTCAAGGAAGAG AAAAATGACGGATCACAAAGAATATCAGGAGACAGTCTGAAGAATGTTTACAAGTCATTTGTTACAGAGTATCCAATTGTGTCAATTGAAGATCCCTTTGATCAGGATGACTGGGAACACTATGCTAAGATGACTGGTGAAATTGGCGAGCAAGTGCAAATTGTTGGTGATGATCTCCTTGTTACAAACCCAAAG CGAGTGGAGAAAGCAATCAAGGAGAAGAGCTGCAATGCCCTTCTTTTGAag GTGAATCAAATTGGTTCAGTAACCGAAAGTATTGAAGCTGTGAAAATGTCAAAACGTGCTGGATGGGGTGTCATGGCAAGTCACCGAAG TGGTGAAACTGAGGATACTTTCATTGCTGACCTTTCTGTGGGGCTTGCAACG GGCCAGATTAAGACTGGAGCTCCATGCAGATCCGAGCGTCTTGCTAAGTACAACCAG CTTCTTAGAATTGAAGAGGAGCTTGGGCCTGCAGCAGTCTATGCTGGATCAAAATTCAGAGTACCAGTGGAGCCATACTGA
- the LOC133714925 gene encoding probable rRNA-processing protein EBP2 homolog, with amino-acid sequence MAVSKKESMLVNEEELEDDSDMGDDVSESELEQESEEESEEEGDVRLAEPAQNATYNRDGLLEKLGDMSWPENAKWVDRLTLDIEQEQPVDVNDDLTRELAFYTQALNGTRMAFEKLQSMGLPFLRPEDYYAEMVKSDSHMEKVKSRLLVEKKNMEEADERRKAREAKKLSKEIQNQKLKERAKQKKESIESVKKWRKQRQQSGFAGGDKGSELDLAFEDGKPFEKSSNKRPGVAPGDRSGGKAKYAGKGKKPKKREIKDSKFGFGGRKGSRKQNVAETTNDLRGFNKEDGFSKNKKRKM; translated from the coding sequence ATGGCTGTATCTAAGAAAGAATCGATGCTAGTTAACGAGGAGGAACTGGAAGACGATAGTGATATGGGGGACGATGTGTCTGAGTCAGAATTGGAACAAGAATCGGAAGAGGAATCTGAGGAGGAAGGAGATGTGAGATTGGCTGAACCTGCCCAGAATGCTACATACAATAGAGATGGTCTGTTAGAGAAGCTTGGAGATATGAGCTGGCCGGAGAATGCTAAATGGGTGGACAGGCTTACGTTGGATATTGAGCAAGAGCAACCGGTGGATGTGAATGATGACCTGACAAGGGAGCTTGCGTTTTATACACAGGCTCTAAATGGAACGAGGATGGCCTTTGAGAAGCTTCAGTCAATGGGGCTTCCGTTTCTGAGACCTGAGGACTACTATGCGGAAATGGTGAAGTCGGATTCCCACATGGAGAAAGTGAAGAGCCGGCTTTTGGTGGAGAAGAAGAACATGGAGGAAGCTGATGAGAGAAGGAAGGCCAGAGAGGCCAAGAAATTGTCTAAAGAGATTCAGAACCAGAAGTTGAAGGAGAGAGCTAAGCAGAAAAAGGAGTCTATTGAGTCTGTGAAGAAGTGGAGGAAGCAGAGGCAGCAAAGTGGGTTTGCTGGGGGTGACAAAGGAAGTGAGTTGGATTTGGCCTTTGAAGATGGGAAACCATTTGAAAAGTCAAGTAATAAGAGGCCTGGTGTAGCTCCCGGAGATCGGTCTGGAGGGAAGGCAAAATATGCTGGAAAGGGGAAGAAGCCAAAGAAGAGAGAAATCAAGGATTCCAAGTTTGGATTTGGTGGGAGGAAAGGTTCCAGGAAGCAAAATGTCGCTGAAACCACCAATGATTTGAGAGGCTTCAATAAAGAAGATGGTTTctcaaaaaataagaaaaggaaGATGTGA
- the LOC133716948 gene encoding uncharacterized protein LOC133716948, with protein MLVSTLDLLTQAASNSLYVFCFCNLIIVMIVVGSKPGSYFDQESELPRSKVTYTITSDKQVDHDANCEQMGITSSSVVISSEVSNAKKELASDEKAGIDEQIAVSNECDNDDELRRRAEEFIDKVNRGWRAELLRNSPLIKRAQFTSEGLPTSKHEEDEQGTSAKQVSEERLESNASMQVSQPPKANHAVPDNIIVSKIIYGNGNDETEADDEELRTRVEEFIQKVNQAWKAEFLRTTCICIF; from the exons ATGTTGGTTTCTACACTGGACTTGCTCACTCAGGCTGCTTCGAATTCTCTCTACGTTTTCTGCTTCTGCAATTTGATCATAGTCATGATCGTCGTGGGCTCCAAACCCGGGTCTTACTTTGATCAAGAAAGTGAACTTCCTCGCTCAAAGGTGACCTACACTATTACAAGTGATAAACAAGTTGATCATGATGCTAATTGTGAGCAGATGGGTATCACCAGTTCATCAGTTGTTATCAGTAGTGAAGTATCAAATGCCAAGAAAGAACTAGCAAGCGATGAAAAAGCCGGCATTGATGAGCAGATTGCTGTCAGTAATGAGTGTGACAATGACGATGAGCTGAGAAGAAGAGCCGAAGAATTTATCGACAAAGTTAACAGGGGATGGAGGGCAGAATTGCTGAGAAACTCACCTTTGATCAAG AGAGCTCAATTCACCTCAGAAGGTCTACCAACAAGCAAGCATGAGGAAGATGAACAAGGTACAAGTGCTAAACAAGTTAGTGAGGAGAGGCTGGAGAGCAATGCCTCAATGCAAGTCAGTCAACCACCAAAGGCCAACCATGCAGTTCCTGATAATATAATAGTGAGCAAAATCATATATGGTAATGGCAACGATGAAACTGAGGCTGATGATGAGGAGCTGAGGACAAGAGTAGAAGAATTTATCCAGAAGGTTAATCAAGCGTGGAAAGCTGAATTTTTAAGAACCACATGCATATGCATATTCTAA
- the LOC133714924 gene encoding AT-hook motif nuclear-localized protein 7, producing MEEKDSLMVSGVAVSSDQSQDIYRIAPRTEIPPQSVVGPTMAAATASPMSSALTTTAGGTDSLKKKRGRPRKYGADKTSPASALSPMPISSSVPLTGEFSAWKRGRGRPVDSVKKSSHKYDVFESSTGEKLAYSVGANFTPHILTVNTGEDVTMKIMTFSQQGSRAICILSANGTISNVTLRQPSTSGGTLTYEGRFEILSLSGSYMPTENAGTKSRSGGMSVSLAGPDGRVVGGGLAGLLIAAGPVQVVVGSFLPGHQQEHNKPKKQRIESGSSPIVPIIVNSVTGEEIKGYSGLKPIMMTTSFHGDNSNSLSHPMHQNFKNSTPENNSLVAEEDSKGSGQSNCEVSC from the exons atggaggagaaagACAGCTTGATGGTTTCTGGAGTTGCAGTGAGCAGTGACCAATCTCAAGATATTTACAGGATTGCCCCCAGAACTGAAATCCCTCCCCAATCTGTTGTGGGTCCTACAATGGCGGCAGCTACGGCGTCGCCGATGAGCTCGGCCTTGACCACCACCGCCGGCGGGACAGATtctctgaagaagaagaggggcaGACCCAGAAAGTACGGAGCCGACAAGACCTCGCCGGCGTCGGCGTTGTCTCCGATGCCGATTTCGTCTTCGGTGCCGCTCACCGGAGAGTTCTCGGCTTGGAAACGAGGCCGGGGCCGGCCCGTTGACTCGGTCAAGAAGTCTTCACACAAGTATGACGTCTTTGAGAGCTCAACAG GCGAGAAACTTGCATACTCTGTTGGCGCAAATTTTACACCTCATATCCTTACTGTCAATACTGGCGAG GATGTTACGATGAAGATTATGACATTCTCTCAACAAGGATCTCGTGCTATTTGCATACTTTCTGCAAATGGTACCATATCAAATGTCACACTTCGACAGCCCAGTACTTCTGGAGGTACTTTAACATACGAG GGCCGATTTGAGATACTTTCATTGTCTGGATCATATATGCCAACTGAGAATGCAGGAACAAAGAGCAGGTCAGGTGGCATGAGCGTCTCTTTGGCAGGTCCAGATGGTAGAGTTGTTGGAGGAGGACTGGCTGGTCTATTGATAGCTGCAGGACCTGTGCAG GTTGTGGTGGGAAGTTTTCTACCAGGTCACCAGCAGGAACACAACAAGCCCAAGAAGCAGAGAATCGAGTCAGGATCATCACCGATTGTCCCTATCATTGTCAACTCTGTGACTGGTGAAGAAATAAAGGGCTATAGTGGATTAAAACCCATCATGATGACTACTTCCTTCCACGGAGACAATTCGAATTCTCTGAGCCACCCGATGCATCAGAACTTTAAAAATTCAACTCCTGAGAATAACTCATTGGTAGCAGAAGAAGACTCCAAAGGCTCTGGCCAATCAAACTGTGAAGTTTCTTGTTGA
- the LOC133717149 gene encoding 65-kDa microtubule-associated protein 3 gives MSNLQSEQLLQMETTCGSLLYELQIIWNEVGETDTDRDKMLLELEQECLEVYRRKVDQANRSRAQLRQAIADSEAELAAICSAMGERPVHIRQSDQNAGSLKEELSKIIPQLEEMQKRKIERKNQFLEVVEEIEIISSEINGSTSCISSKIVVDETDLSLRRLEELHRQLHALQTEKSDRLKQIQAHLGTLNSLCLVLGMDFKQTISEVHPSLDNSEGCKDISLDLIERLATAIKKLRDVKLQRMQRLQDLATTMLELWNLMDTPIEEQQMFQNITCNIAASEHEITEPDALSVDFINYVEAEVSRLEELKSSKMKELVLKKRTELEEICRKTHMVIEADSAIEYAIEAIESGVVDPSCVLDQIEVQVAKVKEEAFSRKDILERVDKWLFACDEECWLEEYNRDENRYNAGRGAHLTLKRAEKARALVNKLPAMVDALASKTIAWEKERGIEFTYDGVRLLSMLEEYTILRDEKEQERRRQRDQKKIQGQLIAEQEALYGSKPSPSKPSVKKGPRMSTGGASNRRLSIQAPKADPIHSARVPATPLSRPSSRKSDRGHQNDHHDDGLTALATGRRTLSRNSSFGSNYEPESPMMRKPFAPISLPTDNGTFATPMKSTNVPEEDNTKTPKVMTFVPTTPQTVSVPMQTAVTPAPPPPQPIPYATKVVEEVTPEEIEYSFEEIRAGFVLPEAHTKSIHV, from the exons ATGTCTAATCTCCAAAGTGAGCAGCTTCTGCAAATGGAAACAACATGCGGGTCTCTTCTATATGAGCTTCAG ATAATTTGGAATGAAGTTGGAGAGACGGACACTGATAGGGACAAGATGCTGCTCGAGCTTGAGCAGGAGTGCCTTGAAGTATACAGAAGAAAGGTTGATCAGGCTAATCGGAGTAGGGCACAGCTACGTCAGGCAATTGCTGACTCCGAAGCAGAACTTGCAGCAATCTGTTCTGCAATGGGGGAGCGACCAGTTCATATTAGGCAG TCTGATCAAAATGCTGGAAGCTTGAAGGAAGAACTCAGTAAAATAATTCCACAGCTGGAGGAAATGcagaagagaaaaattgaaagaaaaaatcaatTTCTAGAAGTTGTGGAGGAGATAGAAATTATTTCAAGTGAAATTAATGGAAGCACAAGTTGCATTTCTTCTAAAATAGTTGTGGATGAAACTGATTTGTCtttgagaaggcttgaagaatTGCACAGACAGCTCCATGCACTCCAAACAGAGAAG AGTGATAGGCTGAAGCAGATACAGGCCCATCTGGGTACATTGAACTCGCTTTGCTTAGTTCTTGGTATGGATTTCAAACAGACAATCAGTGAGGTTCATCCCAGTCTAGATAATTCTGAAGGATGTAAAGATATAAGTTTGGACTTAATTGAGCGATTGGCCACTGCAATAAAGAAATTGCGTGATGTTAAATTACAGAGAATGCAGAGG CTTCAAGATCTTGCAACCACCATGTTGGAGCTGTGGAACTTGATGGATACGCCAATAGAGGAGCAACAGATGTTTCAGAATATAACATGTAACATAGCTGCTTCAGAACATGAGATAACTGAGCCGGATGCGCTCTCCGTGGACTTCATCAATTAT GTTGAGGCAGAAGTGTCTCGGTTGGAAGagttgaaatcaagtaaaatgaAAGAGCTTGTTCTTAAGAAGAGGACAGAGCTAGAAGAGATCTGTAGGAAGACTCATATGGTCATAGAGGCAGATAGTGCAATTGAATATGCCATTGAAGCTATAGAATCTG GAGTTGTAGACCCTTCTTGCGTATTGGACCAAATTGAGGTTCAGGTTGCAAAGGTTAAAGAGGAAGCTTTTAGCAGGAAGGACATACTTGAAAGAGTTGACAAATGGTTGTTTGCTTGTGATGAGGAGTGCTGGCTTGAGGAATATAACAGG GATGAAAACCGATATAATGCCGGCAGAGGAGCTCATCTTACTCTCAAGCGCGCTGAGAAAGCACGTGCTTTGGTTAACAAACTTCCAG CAATGGTGGATGCATTGGCTTCAAAAACCATCGCATgggagaaggagagaggaaTTGAATTTACTTATGATGGT GTTCGTCTTCTTTCCATGCTGGAGGAGTATACTATATTACGGGATGAAAAGGAACAAGAACGCCGAAGGCAGCGG GACCAGAAAAAGATTCAGGGTCAGCTGATAGCTGAACAAGAAGCACTTTATGGGTCAAAACCTAGTCCTTCAAAGCCGAGTGTAAAAAAGGGTCCCAGAATGTCAACAGGAGGTGCAAGCAATAGAAGACTTTCAATCCAAGCTCCCAAAGCTGATCCAATTCACTCCGCTAGAGTGCCTGCTACTCCTCTTTCACGTCCTAGTTCAAGGAAGAGTGATCGAGGCCACCAAAATGATCATCACGATGATGGCCTTACAGCTTTGGCCACTG GAAGGAGAACATTAAGTCGGAATAGCTCTTTTGGTTCCAACTATGAACCAGAGTCACCCATGATGCGGAAACCCTTTGCGCCAATTTCTCTTCCTACTGACAACGGCACATTTGCTACTCCTATGAAGTCCACAAATGTTCCAGAGGAAGACAACACAAAAACACCCAAGGTGATGACCTTTGTGCCCACCACACCACAAACAGTGTCGGTACCAATGCAGACTGCTGTGACCCCAGCTCCTCCACCACCTCAGCCGATTCCTTATGCCACCAAAGTAGTCGAGGAGGTTACTCCTGAAGAGATTGAATACTCTTTCGAGGAAATCAGAGCGGGTTTCGTGCTCCCCGAAGCACATACCAAGTCGATACATGTCTGA
- the LOC133714992 gene encoding protein trichome birefringence-like 18 isoform X1, with translation MTWASPKGSISMNQYPKTVSWIAVSVGGLAMFLLFASWVLVSFPIGSTVRGYFYGVDSLQKLEFSSSLGNQNLVDSPLPNNVVMSDKDAVSESSSDKNVGSDSNSEVPTSSNSPLVGSEAKDLPDEPVVNESIVSVKPVDQPVPSGSSSSSVDENVETTPQTLSNDTNSQVSFSTTHNESEDVAKPALRSSNVTEISVGPEQNDTTTSSSDSKSGSNPASSDLSNDASTGSVDTGCDLYHGSWFYDSSGPQYTNNTCPVLTQMQNCQGNGRPDKEYENWRWKPLQCDLPRFDARKFLELMRGKTIAFIGDSVARNHMESLLCILWQVEAPKNRGNKKMQRYYFKSTNTFVVRIWSSWLVKQTSEAFDFAPEGVAKLHLDAPDDRLMDVIPQFDVIIFSSGHWFAKQSVYILNNEIVGGQLWWPDKSKQMKINNIEAFGISVETILTALATHPNYTGIAIVRSYSPDHYEGGAWNTGGSCTGKVRPLAPGQRVENGFTNIMHEKQVMGFNRAIKKLTNKSKLELMDITEAFEYRHDGHPGPYRSPDPNKQTKRGPDGKPPPQDCLHWCMPGPVDTWNEFVLEIIRREYEGSKNLSS, from the exons ATGACTTGGGCCTCACCCAAAGGCTCGATTTCGATGAATCAATACCCGAAAACTGTTTCCTGGATTGCGGTTTCGGTGGGAGGGTTGGCTATGTTTCTGCTTTTTGCTTCCTGGGTTTTAGTTTCGTTCCCAATTGGTTCCACGGTTCGGGGGTATTTCTATGGTGTTGATAGTTTGCAGAAACTGGAGTTTTCCAGCTCTTTAGGGAATCAGAATTTGGTTGATTCGCCGCTTCCTAACAATGTAGTTATGAGTGACAAGGATGCGGTGTCCGAGTCAAGTTCTGATAAGAATGTTGGTTCCGACTCCAATTCAGAAGTTCCCACGAGTTCAAATAGTCCATTGGTTGGGTCAGAAGCTAAAGACCTGCCAGATGAGCCGGTAGTTAATGAGAGTATTGTATCAGTGAAACCGGTTGATCAACCAGTGCCTTCTGGTTCGAGTAGTTCTTCAGTTGATGAAAATGTGGAAACAACTCCTCAGACTTTGTCCAATGATACCAACTCGCAAGTGTCCTTCAGTACAACTCACAATGAGAGTGAAGATGTAGCAAAACCTGCTCTCCGATCATCCAATGTTACTGAAATTTCTGTGGGGCCGGAACAAAATGATACTACTACCTCTTCATCTGATTCCAAATCTGGAAGCAATCCAGCTTCTTCTGATCTGTCCAATGATGCAAGTACTGGTTCAGTCGATACAg GCTGTGATCTGTACCATGGAAGTTGGTTTTATGATTCATCAGGACCACAGTATACGAACAATACATGCCCTGTCCTGACACAGATGCAAAATTGCCAGGGAAATGGGAGGCCTGACAAGGAGTATGAAAACTGGCGATGGAAACCCCTTCAGTGTGACCTGCCACGCTTTGATGCCCGGAAATTTCTAGAGTTGATGAGGGGGAAGACAATAGCTTTTATTGGTGATTCTGTTGCTCGAAATCACATGGAATCATTGTTGTGCATTCTCTGGCAG GTAGAAGCCCCAAAAAACCGGGGCAACAAGAAAATGCAAAGATATTATTTCAAGTCTACAAATACTTTTGTAGTACGTATTTGGTCCTCGTGGCTTGTCAAGCAGACATCCGAAGCATTTGATTTTGCCCCAGAGGGTGTGGCCAAGCTCCACCTTGATGCTCCTGATGACCGCTTGATGGATGTCATTCCGCAGTTTGATGTGATTATTTTCTCCTCTGGCCATTGGTTTGCTAAGCAGTCTGTTTATATCCTAAACAATGAGATTGTGGGAGGACAGTTGTGGTGGCCAGATAAATCGAAGCAAATGAAGATTAACAATATTGAAGCATTTGGAATATCCGTTGAGACGATTCTCACTGCTCTTGCTACACATCCAAATTATACAGGAATTGCCATTGTTCGTTCCTATTCACCTGACCATTATGAAGGCGGGGCTTGGAATACAGGTGGATCATGCACTGGGAAAGTAAGGCCTCTTGCACCTGGGCAGAGAGTGGAAAATGGTTTTACAAATATAATGCATGAAAAACAGGTTATGGGTTTTAACCGTGCAATAAAGAAATTGACAAACAAGTCGAAGCTGGAGTTGATGGATATCACCGAAGCTTTTGAGTACCGTCATGATGGACATCCAGGTCCATATAGAAGCCCTGACCCGAATAAGCAAACAAAGCGTGGCCCTGATGGAAAGCCGCCACCACAGGATTGCTTACATTGGTGCATGCCAGGTCCGGTTGATACTTGGAACGAATTTGTGCTTGAGATCATAAGGAGAGAATATGAGGGCAGCAAGAACTTATCTTCATGA
- the LOC133714992 gene encoding protein YLS7-like isoform X2 produces the protein MTWASPKGSISMNQYPKTVSWIAVSVGGLAMFLLFASWVLVSFPIGSTVRGYFYGVDSLQKLEFSSSLGNQNLVDSPLPNNVVMSDKDAVSESSSDKNVGSDSNSEVPTSSNSPLVGSEAKDLPDEPVVNESIVSVKPVDQPVPSGSSSSSVDENVETTPQTLSNDTNSQVSFSTTHNESEDVAKPALRSSNVTEISVGPEQNDASTGSVDTGCDLYHGSWFYDSSGPQYTNNTCPVLTQMQNCQGNGRPDKEYENWRWKPLQCDLPRFDARKFLELMRGKTIAFIGDSVARNHMESLLCILWQVEAPKNRGNKKMQRYYFKSTNTFVVRIWSSWLVKQTSEAFDFAPEGVAKLHLDAPDDRLMDVIPQFDVIIFSSGHWFAKQSVYILNNEIVGGQLWWPDKSKQMKINNIEAFGISVETILTALATHPNYTGIAIVRSYSPDHYEGGAWNTGGSCTGKVRPLAPGQRVENGFTNIMHEKQVMGFNRAIKKLTNKSKLELMDITEAFEYRHDGHPGPYRSPDPNKQTKRGPDGKPPPQDCLHWCMPGPVDTWNEFVLEIIRREYEGSKNLSS, from the exons ATGACTTGGGCCTCACCCAAAGGCTCGATTTCGATGAATCAATACCCGAAAACTGTTTCCTGGATTGCGGTTTCGGTGGGAGGGTTGGCTATGTTTCTGCTTTTTGCTTCCTGGGTTTTAGTTTCGTTCCCAATTGGTTCCACGGTTCGGGGGTATTTCTATGGTGTTGATAGTTTGCAGAAACTGGAGTTTTCCAGCTCTTTAGGGAATCAGAATTTGGTTGATTCGCCGCTTCCTAACAATGTAGTTATGAGTGACAAGGATGCGGTGTCCGAGTCAAGTTCTGATAAGAATGTTGGTTCCGACTCCAATTCAGAAGTTCCCACGAGTTCAAATAGTCCATTGGTTGGGTCAGAAGCTAAAGACCTGCCAGATGAGCCGGTAGTTAATGAGAGTATTGTATCAGTGAAACCGGTTGATCAACCAGTGCCTTCTGGTTCGAGTAGTTCTTCAGTTGATGAAAATGTGGAAACAACTCCTCAGACTTTGTCCAATGATACCAACTCGCAAGTGTCCTTCAGTACAACTCACAATGAGAGTGAAGATGTAGCAAAACCTGCTCTCCGATCATCCAATGTTACTGAAATTTCTGTGGGGCCGGAACAAAATGAT GCAAGTACTGGTTCAGTCGATACAg GCTGTGATCTGTACCATGGAAGTTGGTTTTATGATTCATCAGGACCACAGTATACGAACAATACATGCCCTGTCCTGACACAGATGCAAAATTGCCAGGGAAATGGGAGGCCTGACAAGGAGTATGAAAACTGGCGATGGAAACCCCTTCAGTGTGACCTGCCACGCTTTGATGCCCGGAAATTTCTAGAGTTGATGAGGGGGAAGACAATAGCTTTTATTGGTGATTCTGTTGCTCGAAATCACATGGAATCATTGTTGTGCATTCTCTGGCAG GTAGAAGCCCCAAAAAACCGGGGCAACAAGAAAATGCAAAGATATTATTTCAAGTCTACAAATACTTTTGTAGTACGTATTTGGTCCTCGTGGCTTGTCAAGCAGACATCCGAAGCATTTGATTTTGCCCCAGAGGGTGTGGCCAAGCTCCACCTTGATGCTCCTGATGACCGCTTGATGGATGTCATTCCGCAGTTTGATGTGATTATTTTCTCCTCTGGCCATTGGTTTGCTAAGCAGTCTGTTTATATCCTAAACAATGAGATTGTGGGAGGACAGTTGTGGTGGCCAGATAAATCGAAGCAAATGAAGATTAACAATATTGAAGCATTTGGAATATCCGTTGAGACGATTCTCACTGCTCTTGCTACACATCCAAATTATACAGGAATTGCCATTGTTCGTTCCTATTCACCTGACCATTATGAAGGCGGGGCTTGGAATACAGGTGGATCATGCACTGGGAAAGTAAGGCCTCTTGCACCTGGGCAGAGAGTGGAAAATGGTTTTACAAATATAATGCATGAAAAACAGGTTATGGGTTTTAACCGTGCAATAAAGAAATTGACAAACAAGTCGAAGCTGGAGTTGATGGATATCACCGAAGCTTTTGAGTACCGTCATGATGGACATCCAGGTCCATATAGAAGCCCTGACCCGAATAAGCAAACAAAGCGTGGCCCTGATGGAAAGCCGCCACCACAGGATTGCTTACATTGGTGCATGCCAGGTCCGGTTGATACTTGGAACGAATTTGTGCTTGAGATCATAAGGAGAGAATATGAGGGCAGCAAGAACTTATCTTCATGA